One segment of Castanea sativa cultivar Marrone di Chiusa Pesio chromosome 3, ASM4071231v1 DNA contains the following:
- the LOC142627340 gene encoding uncharacterized protein LOC142627340, whose amino-acid sequence MNLIEGVIGFLLSKMPLFLRTLFHVGRRASHRVSPFTVSSSHGSLTVCPWIWFTTFLCIIRYPFASKSNPSYFFDDINKELVRTIIQQEQWDDNNRILKLFDSALAPIWVSKVLVELKGDPKLAYSFFKWAGTRIGFRHTTESYCVLIHILFYKRMYFDAHEIVRELVLLRWVLPGCDVFDVLWSTRNVCVPGFGVFDALFSVLVEVGMLEEASECFLRMRNYRVLPKTRSCNALLHGLSKSGKGELSRKFFKEMIGAGIKPSIFTYNIMIDYMCKEGDLGAARSLFQQMKQMGLEPDSVTYNSLIDGHGKVGLLDESVCIFEEMKDVGCEPDVITYNALINSFCKFDRMPQAFEFLREMKINGLKPNVVTYSTLIDAFCKEGMMQEAIKFFVDMRRVGLLPNEFTYTSLIDANCKLHNLNDALKLANEMLQAGVILNIITYTALLDGLCEDGRINEAEEVFRAMLKAGVIPNQKTYTALFHGYIKAQKMESAMQILKEMKEKSIKPDILLYGTIIWCLCSQNKLEECELVIGEMKGFGVSTNHFICTTLMDAYFKAGKTTEALNLLQEMQDLNIEINVVTYCALIDGLCKKGMVEEALKYFGNMTDIGIQPNVAVYTALIDGLCKNNSIQAAKKLFDDMLDKGMIPDKNVYTALIDGNLKHGNVQDALSLRDRMIDLGLEFDLPAYTSLIWGFSQCGQVQQARKFLDEMIGKGIIPDEILCICLLRKYYELGNMDEAIDLQNEMVNRGLLTGSCDLEVPNLRT is encoded by the coding sequence atgaatCTCATTGAAGGTGTTATTGGTTTTCTCCTATCAAAGATGCCACTCTTTCTGCGCACTCTCTTCCACGTTGGTCGCAGAGCCTCTCACCGAGTAAGCCCTTTCACTGTTTCATCATCTCATGGTTCTCTCACTGTTTGCCCTTGGATTTGGTTCACCacttttctttgcataatcaGATACCCTTTTGCCTCAAAATCAAACCCCAGCTATTTTTTTGATGACATAAATAAAGAATTAGTTCGTACTATTATTCAACAAGAGCAGTGGGATGATAATAATAGGATTCTTAAATTGTTTGATTCAGCTTTGGCGCCCATTTGGGTGTCTAAGGTTTTGGTGGAATTGAAGGGGGATCCTAAGTTAGCTTATAGCTTCTTCAAATGGGCTGGAACCCGAATTGGGTTTCGCCACACCACGGAGTCGTATTGTGTCTTGATTCATATATTGTTTTATAAAAGAATGTACTTTGATGCACATGAGATTGTGAGAGAGTTGGTTTTGTTGAGGTGGGTTTTGCCCGGTTGTGATGTTTTTGATGTGTTGTGGTCGACGAGGAATGTTTGTGTTCCGGGGTTCGGAGTGTTTGATGCTTTGTTTAGTGTTTTAGTTGAGGTGGGAATGCTTGAGGAAGCGAGTGAGTGTTTTTTAAGGATGAGGAACTATAGGGTTTTGCCGAAAACACGGTCTTGTAATGCACTTTTGCATGGGCTTTCAAAGTCAGGCAAGGGGGAATTGTcaaggaagttttttaaggaaatgATTGGGGCTGGGATTAAGCCTTCAATTTTCACATATAATATAATGATAGATTATATGTGCAAAGAAGGAGATTTGGGGGCAGCTAGAAGCTTGTTTCAACAAATGAAACAGATGGGCCTTGAGCCGGATAGTGTCACATATAATTCTCTTATTGATGGGCATGGAAAAGTTGGGTTGTTAGATGAATCGGTTTGTATATTTGAAGAAATGAAGGATGTGGGTTGTGAACCTGATGTAATAACATACAATGCtctaattaatagtttttgtAAATTTGATAGAATGCCTCAGGCTTTTGAGTTTCTTCGTGAGATGAAGATCAACGGATTGAAACCGAATGTCGTAACCTATAGCACGTTAATAGATGCTTTTTGTAAGGAAGGGATGATGCAAGAggcaattaaattttttgtggaCATGAGACGAGTTGGTCTTTTGCCCAATGAATTTACTTACACTTCTCTGATTGAtgcaaattgtaaattacataATCTAAATGATGCATTGAAGCTGGCTAATGAGATGTTGCAGGCAGGAGTTATCTTGAACATTATCACCTACACAGCTTTACTGGATGGACTTTGTGAAGATGGGAGGATAAACGAAGCAGAAGAAGTTTTTAGGGCAATGCTGAAGGCTGGAGTAATTCCTAACCAGAAAACTTATACTGCCCTTTTTCATGGGTATATTAAGGCTCAGAAAATGGAGAGTGCCAtgcaaattttaaaagaaatgaagGAGAAAAGCATCAAGCCCGATATCCTGCTGTATGGGACAATTATTTGGTGTCTGTGCAGCCAAAATAAGCTTGAAGAATGTGAGCTTGTGATAGGTGAAATGAAGGGCTTTGGTGTAAGTACAAATCATTTTATATGCACAACACTTATGGATGCCTATTTCAAGGCAGGAAAAACCACAGAGGCACTCAATCTGCTACAAGAAATGCAAGACTTAAATATTGAGATCAATGTTGTTACTTATTGTGCACTAATTGATGGTTTGTGCAAAAAGGGTATGGTTGAAGAGGCACTTAAGTATTTTGGCAACATGACTGACATTGGTATTCAGCCTAATGTTGCAGTTTATACAGCTCTAATTGATGGTCTTTGTAAAAATAATAGCATCCAAGCAGCCAAGAAGCTGTTTGATGACATGTTGGACAAGGGTATGATTCCTGATAAAAATGTTTACACCGCTTTAATTGATGGGAACTTAAAGCATGGCAATGTCCAGGACGCTTTGAGTTTGCGAGACAGAATGATTGATTTGGGTCTGGAGTTTGATCTGCCTGCCTATACTTCCTTGATTTGGGGATTTTCCCAATGTGGTCAGGTGCAACAAGCAAGAAAGTTTCTTGATGAGATGATAGGGAAGGGTATCATTCCTGATGAGATTCTGTGTATATGTCTATTGCGGAAGTATTATGAGCTAGGGAATATGGATGAAGCTATTGATTTGCAAAATGAAATGGTGAATAGGGGTCTACTTACTGGCAGTTGTGATCTTGAGGTTCCTAATTTACGAACTTGA